One Phenylobacterium hankyongense DNA segment encodes these proteins:
- a CDS encoding DUF4118 domain-containing protein → MAYVGPMALVCAALVLRFLLQPVFGAHHAYTTFYPAVVLGAYLFGPWAAILITAISSVGAYWFFVLPFAGAEGPQADLASSLFFMANCGVAIYLVSTLTRALRRLAANQERADSVAYAHAELFRDLNERVGDHFQLVASVLTLQGKGEPERHVADALARAADTSMLLARSHRQLSGRQDVEIDFVPFATLLVKAALTERQAPLDRILIDAADLRLPLEQATSLAVALLECTNALVDMKLNSPVRVSLSHGETRTVLRLAEVDEMAGVSIITPSSGRLLRAAVEQLGGRIWIVKEPAGSTLEVSFPHSPAALSPASDGIVLH, encoded by the coding sequence TTGGCGTACGTCGGGCCGATGGCGCTCGTCTGCGCCGCGCTCGTGCTGAGGTTTCTTCTGCAGCCGGTGTTTGGCGCCCATCACGCCTACACGACCTTCTACCCCGCCGTGGTCCTGGGCGCTTACCTGTTCGGCCCGTGGGCGGCCATTCTGATCACCGCGATTTCGTCGGTCGGCGCCTATTGGTTCTTCGTGCTTCCGTTCGCCGGGGCCGAGGGGCCCCAGGCGGACCTGGCCTCGTCCCTGTTCTTCATGGCCAACTGTGGCGTCGCCATCTACCTGGTCTCGACGCTCACCCGCGCCCTGAGGCGGCTGGCGGCCAACCAGGAAAGGGCCGACTCCGTCGCCTACGCCCACGCGGAGCTGTTCCGCGACCTGAACGAACGGGTGGGCGACCATTTCCAGTTGGTCGCCAGCGTCCTCACCCTGCAGGGCAAGGGCGAGCCGGAGCGGCACGTCGCCGACGCCCTCGCCCGAGCGGCCGACACCTCGATGCTGCTGGCCCGCAGCCATCGGCAACTCAGCGGCCGGCAGGACGTCGAGATCGATTTCGTTCCCTTCGCCACCCTGCTGGTGAAGGCGGCGCTCACCGAACGGCAAGCGCCTCTCGACCGCATCCTGATCGACGCCGCCGACCTGCGGCTACCGCTTGAACAGGCCACGTCGCTGGCCGTGGCGCTGCTGGAATGCACCAACGCGCTCGTCGATATGAAGCTCAACAGCCCGGTTCGGGTCTCCCTGTCCCATGGCGAAACCCGAACGGTCCTGCGCCTGGCGGAGGTCGACGAAATGGCCGGCGTGTCGATCATCACGCCCTCGAGCGGCCGGCTGCTGCGCGCCGCGGTGGAGCAATTGGGCGGGCGCATCTGGATCGTCAAGGAGCCGGCGGGATCCACCCTCGAGGTGTCGTTCCCCCATTCGCCGGCGGCCCTGTCGCCCGCCTCCGACGGGATCGTGCTCCACTAA
- a CDS encoding HWE histidine kinase domain-containing protein — translation MATYHPHVTQGLAGRLRRTPDGLVGRVRRALRPSSLVEGAAGLLPRQWAYWHAIQFGVALTLLPTLLIAPIGALAGDEYPYLTYFPAVVIAAGFAGWAAGAASLTAAAILVWRISAGVNVLGPFLISAAVAGAAAAMMNTAVRHLALQKMATEAANRSLRASEEHNRRFLELSPQIPWTAAPSGLLTDIPERLARLTGVERTQLLGDGWAAVVHPDDLPAMRSAWANTVATGDSFDFEYRFRLADGAYHWLRSRAYPYRDPTGEIIAWYGLSEDVQSRKQAEEDRELLTREVDHRARNLLSVVQSIARLMPKDHPEVFVETFLGRLSALAAAHGLLAEGRWTGVPIRDLLEKELLPFAGRSGSGIRLAGERLCLRPNWVQALGMVLHELATNSAKYGALSTAEGRLTVSWRLQHAGSRLRLEWLEENGPPVRAPQRRGFGSTLIERNLRLAKNAEVTFDWRREGLRLVVVMDARDVLQHADEAEPTSDVPVVAAAAARLVRGGAGPGVEAADRDPKFAGRERASRPDPGLSHIAPEAAPPRAPGAGERRPG, via the coding sequence GTGGCGACCTATCACCCTCATGTCACCCAAGGGCTCGCGGGGCGGCTGCGCCGGACGCCCGATGGCCTGGTCGGTCGCGTTCGGCGGGCCTTACGGCCCTCCTCCCTGGTCGAGGGCGCGGCCGGCCTCCTTCCCCGGCAGTGGGCCTACTGGCACGCGATCCAGTTCGGCGTGGCGCTGACGCTTCTGCCGACCCTGCTGATCGCGCCAATCGGGGCCCTGGCCGGCGACGAATATCCGTATCTCACCTACTTCCCAGCCGTGGTGATCGCCGCCGGCTTCGCCGGCTGGGCCGCCGGGGCCGCCAGCCTCACGGCGGCGGCCATCCTCGTGTGGCGCATAAGCGCGGGCGTGAATGTTCTCGGCCCCTTCCTCATCTCCGCCGCCGTCGCCGGGGCGGCCGCGGCCATGATGAACACCGCCGTCCGCCACCTGGCGCTGCAGAAAATGGCGACGGAGGCCGCCAACCGGTCGCTGCGAGCCAGCGAGGAACATAACCGGCGCTTCCTCGAGCTCAGTCCGCAGATCCCCTGGACGGCGGCGCCGTCGGGTCTGCTCACCGACATCCCCGAACGGCTGGCGCGCCTCACCGGCGTGGAGCGGACGCAGCTGCTGGGCGACGGCTGGGCGGCCGTGGTGCACCCGGACGATCTACCCGCAATGAGGTCGGCCTGGGCGAACACCGTCGCGACGGGGGACTCCTTCGATTTCGAGTATCGCTTCCGCCTCGCCGACGGCGCCTATCACTGGCTGCGGTCGCGCGCCTATCCCTACCGCGACCCTACCGGCGAGATCATCGCCTGGTACGGCCTCAGCGAGGACGTCCAGAGCCGCAAGCAGGCCGAGGAGGATCGGGAACTGCTCACCCGCGAGGTGGACCACCGCGCGAGGAACCTGCTGAGCGTCGTGCAGAGCATCGCGCGGCTGATGCCGAAGGACCATCCCGAAGTCTTCGTGGAGACCTTCCTTGGCCGCCTGTCGGCCCTGGCGGCCGCCCATGGCCTGCTGGCGGAGGGCCGCTGGACCGGCGTGCCGATCCGCGACCTGCTCGAAAAGGAACTGCTGCCGTTCGCCGGCCGGAGCGGATCGGGCATCCGGCTGGCGGGCGAGCGCCTCTGCCTCCGCCCCAACTGGGTGCAGGCGCTCGGGATGGTCCTGCACGAGCTGGCGACCAATTCGGCCAAGTACGGGGCGCTGTCGACGGCCGAGGGACGGCTGACGGTGAGTTGGCGGCTTCAGCACGCGGGCTCCAGGCTTCGGCTCGAGTGGCTCGAAGAGAATGGCCCTCCCGTGCGGGCGCCGCAGCGGCGCGGGTTCGGATCCACCCTGATCGAGCGGAACCTGCGCCTGGCGAAGAACGCCGAGGTCACCTTCGACTGGCGCCGGGAAGGCCTGCGGCTGGTGGTGGTCATGGACGCCCGCGACGTGCTCCAGCACGCCGACGAGGCCGAGCCGACGTCCGACGTCCCGGTGGTCGCCGCCGCCGCCGCGAGATTGGTCAGGGGCGGCGCGGGACCTGGCGTCGAGGCGGCGGACCGCGACCCCAAATTCGCCGGCCGCGAGCGCGCCTCTCGTCCCGACCCTGGGTTGTCCCACATCGCGCCGGAGGCGGCGCCTCCCCGCGCGCCGGGCGCCGGCGAGCGGCGACCAGGCTAG
- a CDS encoding Crp/Fnr family transcriptional regulator, with protein sequence MKVGPEFLRTAPNRLQLFQRNTAIFHEGDRAEAVYVVQRGCVRLQFNSEDGQREVIAFYFPGDVIFALPETHRASAEAVSETVLAKVSRAALWEVAVARPQIARALLALAQESLSVLAQHLGRLTHATALERVTWFLGWLSERTSAAGSGLFPVPMTRRDIADYLGVAPETVSRLFRRLEDRGELRKAGSRCYVYRPRRAAAARASDTPAVAA encoded by the coding sequence ATGAAGGTCGGTCCAGAATTCCTGCGGACGGCGCCGAATCGGCTGCAGCTCTTTCAGCGCAACACGGCGATCTTTCACGAAGGCGACCGGGCGGAGGCTGTCTATGTGGTGCAACGGGGCTGCGTCAGGCTCCAGTTCAACAGCGAGGACGGCCAACGGGAGGTGATCGCGTTCTACTTCCCGGGCGACGTGATCTTCGCCCTTCCGGAAACGCACCGGGCGTCCGCCGAGGCCGTCTCCGAGACCGTGCTGGCGAAGGTGTCGCGAGCCGCCCTGTGGGAGGTGGCGGTGGCCCGCCCGCAGATCGCTCGCGCCCTGCTGGCGCTGGCCCAGGAGAGCCTCTCGGTGCTGGCGCAGCATCTGGGCCGCCTGACCCACGCCACCGCCCTGGAGCGGGTGACCTGGTTCCTGGGCTGGCTGTCGGAGCGGACCTCGGCCGCCGGCTCGGGGCTGTTCCCGGTGCCGATGACCCGGCGGGATATCGCCGACTACCTGGGCGTCGCCCCCGAGACGGTCAGCCGGCTGTTCCGGCGGCTCGAGGACCGGGGTGAGCTGCGCAAAGCCGGCAGCCGTTGCTATGTCTATCGGCCGCGGCGGGCGGCGGCGGCGCGGGCCTCGGATACGCCCGCAGTAGCCGCCTAG
- a CDS encoding Crp/Fnr family transcriptional regulator, translating to MTDLKRSLEGASFRIVEAPKHTPIFHEGDAVEAIYRVERGCVRLQINDEGGQREIVTFLFPGDLFCVGLETHWASAYAVTDATIAVFSLPLLWEFISQRSDAALALLFSADDLLDDVAHHLALLSHSDAGARLRWFLQWLSQRSTCKDGSGAVHMPMGRRDIADFLGIAPETVSRLFLRLETRGELRRTGGHHCVLFAGAGERTPQSGLGQSPRM from the coding sequence ATGACTGATCTGAAACGCTCTTTGGAGGGCGCGAGCTTCCGGATCGTGGAAGCTCCCAAGCACACGCCGATCTTCCACGAGGGCGACGCCGTCGAAGCCATCTACCGGGTCGAGCGTGGGTGCGTGCGCCTGCAGATCAACGACGAGGGCGGTCAGCGCGAGATCGTCACCTTCCTCTTTCCCGGCGATCTGTTCTGCGTCGGGCTGGAGACCCACTGGGCCTCGGCCTATGCGGTGACCGACGCGACCATCGCGGTCTTCTCCCTGCCCCTGCTGTGGGAATTCATCTCACAACGGTCGGATGCGGCGCTGGCGCTGCTGTTCTCGGCTGACGACCTGCTCGACGACGTGGCCCACCATCTGGCGTTGCTCAGCCATTCTGACGCCGGCGCACGTCTGCGTTGGTTCCTCCAATGGTTGTCACAGAGAAGCACCTGCAAGGACGGGTCGGGCGCGGTGCACATGCCGATGGGCCGGCGCGACATCGCCGACTTCCTGGGCATCGCCCCGGAGACCGTCAGCCGGCTGTTCCTGCGGCTGGAAACCCGTGGCGAACTGCGGCGTACGGGCGGGCACCACTGCGTCCTGTTCGCCGGCGCGGGCGAGCGGACGCCACAGTCCGGCCTGGGCCAGTCGCCGCGGATGTGA